DNA from Clostridia bacterium:
AGCCGCCGCCCTTGACATGCATTCCGTTCCCGCTTATACTGCAAGAAAGGGAGGCCGGAATAATCCGCCCTCCCGCAATATATTATTTTTGCTCTGTTTTACACCATGCTTCGGGCTTTACACAAATTTTGGGACAGACCCGAATAATCCGCCCTCCCGCAATATATTATTTTTGCTCTGTTTTACACCATGCTTCGGACTTTACACAAATTTTGGGACAGACCCTCTGTAAAAAAACAAGGGGGCGTTTTCACGCCCCCTTTGTTTTTCATAAGCTTTATTTTTTTGTAAACTTCTCTTTTAAACTGCTGAATCCTGCTTTGATCTTGTCGTCTATATCCGTCTTGTCAAGCGCTTCCTGCGCTTTGCTCTTTAAGTCGCCCACACCTGCTTTGATCTTATCGTCGATATCCGTCTTGTCGAGCGCTTCCTGCGCCTTATTCTTCAGATCGCCGACGCCTGCTTTGATCTTGTCGTCGATGTCCGTCTTATCGAGCGCTTCCTGTGCCTTGTTCTTTAAATCACCGACGCCTGCTTTGATCTTGTCGTCGATGTCCGTCTTATCGAGCGCTTCCTGCGCCTTATTCTTCAGATCGCCGATGCCTGCCTTTATCTTGTCGTCAATGTCTGTCTTATCAAGTGATTCATGCGCTTTTTGCTTCAGTGTTTCCTTAGCATCCTCAACTTTTAATTTGGCCTCATCGCGAGCTTCCTGCGCTTTTTCTTTTGCTTCGCGCAGCTTCTCTTTTGCCTTTGCCTCAGCCTCTTCACGCGCTTCCATAGCCTTCTCTTTTGCGCCCTCGACCGCGTCCTTTACTTTGTCTTCAGCCTCGTCACGCATTTCGAGCGCCTTGTCCTTTACTCCTTCTGCCGCATCCTTAACTTTATCTTCGGCCTCGTCTCGTATTTCGATTGCCTTCTCCTTTACGCCTTCTGCCGCGCCTTTTACTTTGTCCTCGGCCTCATCACGTATTTCCAAAACTTTGTCCTTAGCGCCCTCTACCGCGCCTTTTACTTTGTCTTCAGCCTCGTCGCGCATTTCCATAGCCTTTTCCTTAGCGCCCTCTATCGCGCCTTTTACTTTGTCCTCGGCCTCGTCGCGTATTTCCAAAACTTTGTCCTTTGCGCCTTCTACCGTGTCTTTTACTTTGTCCTCAGCCTTGTCCTTAATGTCCTCAATTTTATCTTTAATATCCATATGATCCACGCTCCTTTTTTAACTGTCTTTACTTCAGTATATCATTCTCTTTCATTAAAGTCAATTTATACGCGAGAACGGAATTTTAATACCTCGCGCAGCCTGTTTTCATCTTTTATTCCCGGGCATGTTTCAACGCCCGTCATTATATCTGCCATATATGGAGATATTTTTAAGGCGACGTCTTCGATATTATCGGGAGTTATTCCTCCCGCGAGTATCACCGGAACGCGGCTTATACTTCTTATCTCTTCAAACATTCCTATATCGGCAGGCATGCTGCCTTCGGCGGCGTTTTGCGGCGTGCGCGGATCGCAAAGTATCGCATATACGCCTGCTCTTCCAAGAAGGCGCGTACATTCTTTTATGTCTGCCGTTTTAAACTGGCGCAGGCGCTCCTCGCTTGTAAACGGCATAGTCTTTATAACACCTATACCCAACGGCGAAAGACTTCGCACTATATATTCTGTGTCGCTAAGCGTCTCTTTATAATGAAGCTGCACATAATCGGGGCGAAGCTTGGATATGAGCCCGATTATCTTTTCTCTTTCCCCGCCCGTAACAACGCACGTTTTGAGGTTCGGCGGCGCGGCGACGATAAGACGCGCCGCCTCGTCTCTTTTTAAATTCCACGGCACCCGCGCGGGATATTCGGTAACAAAACCCGCGACGTCCGCCGAAAGGTCGCCCAGAAGCTTTACGTCTTCCTTACGCATAAGTCCGCATATTTTTATTTTCATCGCATCTCACCGCCGCACATTTCTCGGTAAAACTTTGCCGTGTCTGCGGCTTTCCACAGCGCCGTGCCGACAAGCGCCGCATCTGCGCCGTATTCTATGGCATCCCTTGCATCCCCGGGCGTTTCTATGCCGCTCTCGCTTATGATGCACGCGTCCTTTGGCGCATATGCGGCGAGAAGCTTCGTATGAGAAACGCCACCCGAGTCTTTTTCAAGTCCCGTAATATCGCGATTGTTTATCCCCACAAGCTTTGCTCCCAGTTCGCGTGAAAGCATAAGCTGCTCTTTTGTATGCGTCTCGACAAGCGGTTCAAGCCCCATCTCTAAAGCTTTATAATAAAGCCTTTTAAGGATCTGTCTTTCAGTCACAGCGCATATGAGCAGCACGGCTGACGCGCCCGCTTCTTTTGTTATGTATAGCTCTGACTCGTCCGTTATAAAATCCTTTCTCAGCACCGGTATATTAACGGCGGAAGTTATACTTTTTAAAAGCCGGACAGAGCCGCCGAAATGCTTTTGCTCCGTTACTACCGACAGCGCAGGCGCCCCTAAGCTCTCAAAAAGCATTGCCATAGCCACAGGATCGCGTCCCCTTGTAAGTTCTCCCTCTTTAGGCGATATCAGCTTTATATCGGGGATAACGGGAACGATCCCCGTTTCCTTCTTCTTTTTTATGGAGTCCGAAAAGAGCATCATTATCAGCCACCTAAAAAGAATTCGACTTTTCTTTCAGAACCGAAAGCTTCTTTTCGGCCGCACCGCTGTCAATAAGCGAAGCCGCCAGCTCTATTCCGTCCTTAATGCTCTCGCATTTTCCGCCCACATACAGCGCACCCGCCGAATTAAATACGATCGCATCACGCCTTGCATCTTTTATCTCTCCCGAAAAAACGCCGTTTATCGTCGCCGCATTCACCTCAGGCGTTCCTGTCTTTATATCATCAAGCCTGCATCTTTTAAGCCCGAAATCCTCGGGAGCCATTATGTATTTTTTGACCTCTCCGTCTTTAAGCTCGTTTACCTTCGTTTCTCCGATAAGAGATATCTCGTCAAGACCGTCCACTCCGTAAACGAACATGGCTCTCGTATAGCCAAGCTCTTTTGCCACATATGTTACGGTATCCAAAAGCTCCTCCTTGTATACGCCCAAAAGATGCCTGGGCGCAAATGCGGGATTTATAAGCGGACCGATTATCGTATAGAAGATCGTCTTTATGCCAAGCTCCGTTTCGGGCGGAAGCACCTTGCCCATAACGGGATGAAAAAGCGGTGCGTAAATAAATGCTATACCAACATCTTCTATAAGCTTCTCGACCTGTTCGGGCGTAAGGTTTATATTTACTCCGAGCGCCTCCAATACGTCTGCGCTTCCCGAAAGGCTTGATATCGAACGGCTGCCGTGCTTTGCTATCGGTATGCCGCCCGCCGCCGCAACAAGCGCCGTCGCCGTTGAAATATTAAAGGTGCTGAGGCCGCCGCCGGTGCCGCAGGTGTCCATAAGCTCAAAATCGACCTTTGGGCGAAGCGGAACGCAGTTTACTCTCATAGCCTTGGCTATTGCGGCTATTTCGGGAAGAGACGCGCCCTTCATTAAAAGCGCCACCTGAAAACCGGCTATCTGCACATCTGATACCTCATTTTTATTTATAGCTGCTATCAGCG
Protein-coding regions in this window:
- a CDS encoding apolipoprotein A1/A4/E family protein, coding for MDIKDKIEDIKDKAEDKVKDTVEGAKDKVLEIRDEAEDKVKGAIEGAKEKAMEMRDEAEDKVKGAVEGAKDKVLEIRDEAEDKVKGAAEGVKEKAIEIRDEAEDKVKDAAEGVKDKALEMRDEAEDKVKDAVEGAKEKAMEAREEAEAKAKEKLREAKEKAQEARDEAKLKVEDAKETLKQKAHESLDKTDIDDKIKAGIGDLKNKAQEALDKTDIDDKIKAGVGDLKNKAQEALDKTDIDDKIKAGVGDLKNKAQEALDKTDIDDKIKAGVGDLKSKAQEALDKTDIDDKIKAGFSSLKEKFTKK
- a CDS encoding phosphoribosylanthranilate isomerase; translation: MKIKICGLMRKEDVKLLGDLSADVAGFVTEYPARVPWNLKRDEAARLIVAAPPNLKTCVVTGGEREKIIGLISKLRPDYVQLHYKETLSDTEYIVRSLSPLGIGVIKTMPFTSEERLRQFKTADIKECTRLLGRAGVYAILCDPRTPQNAAEGSMPADIGMFEEIRSISRVPVILAGGITPDNIEDVALKISPYMADIMTGVETCPGIKDENRLREVLKFRSRV
- a CDS encoding indole-3-glycerol-phosphate synthase; translation: MMLFSDSIKKKKETGIVPVIPDIKLISPKEGELTRGRDPVAMAMLFESLGAPALSVVTEQKHFGGSVRLLKSITSAVNIPVLRKDFITDESELYITKEAGASAVLLICAVTERQILKRLYYKALEMGLEPLVETHTKEQLMLSRELGAKLVGINNRDITGLEKDSGGVSHTKLLAAYAPKDACIISESGIETPGDARDAIEYGADAALVGTALWKAADTAKFYREMCGGEMR
- the trpD gene encoding anthranilate phosphoribosyltransferase, which gives rise to MYKDILTKLTTRQNLSADEIFALIAAINKNEVSDVQIAGFQVALLMKGASLPEIAAIAKAMRVNCVPLRPKVDFELMDTCGTGGGLSTFNISTATALVAAAGGIPIAKHGSRSISSLSGSADVLEALGVNINLTPEQVEKLIEDVGIAFIYAPLFHPVMGKVLPPETELGIKTIFYTIIGPLINPAFAPRHLLGVYKEELLDTVTYVAKELGYTRAMFVYGVDGLDEISLIGETKVNELKDGEVKKYIMAPEDFGLKRCRLDDIKTGTPEVNAATINGVFSGEIKDARRDAIVFNSAGALYVGGKCESIKDGIELAASLIDSGAAEKKLSVLKEKSNSF